GCTGGCGATCGAAGGCGCCTCGCTGGTGCGCCCGCTCGACCAGCTCGCCGACGCCGGCCTGATCGAGCGCCGCGAGGACGCCACCGACCGCCGCGCCAAGGGCCTCTACATCACCGAGGCCGGCCAGGCCGCGCGCGACCAGATCGAACGCGCCCTCGAAGAGCTGCGCGCCGACATCTTCGGCGGCGTGTCCGACGACGATCTCGCCGCCTGCCTGCGCGTGTTCGCCTCGCTGGAGGCGCGCGTGGGCAAGGGAGGCGCCGGCGCCGCCGCGCAAGCCTCCGCCCAGGAGCCGGCAACGTGACCCAGCTCCTCGTGCTGCCGCCCTTCCTGCGGCAGTTCAACCGCCGCGACTGGCTGTTCTCGGTCAAGACCTTCGGGGCCGCGATGCTGGCGATGTACCTGGCCAACCGGGTCGGGCTGCCGCGCCCGTTCTGGGCGATGACCGCCGCCTACATCGTGTCCAACCCGCTGGCCGGCGCCACGCGGTCCAAGGCGCTCTACCGCTTTCTCGGCACGCTGCTGGGCTGCACCGCCACCGTGCTGCTGGTGCCGGCCTTCTCCAACGCGCCCGAACTGCTGTCGCTGGTGCTGGCGTTGTGGCTGGGGCTGTGCCTGTTCCTGTCGCTGCTCGACCGCACGCCGCGCTCCTATGTCTTCATGCTGGCCGGATACACCGCCGCGCTGATCGGGTTTCCGTCGGTGGAGGCGCCCGCCGCTCTGTTCGACACCGCCATCGCCCGGGTCGAGGAGATCGGCCTGGGCATCCTCTGCGCCAGCGTCATCCACGCCATCGTGCTGCCGCAGGGCATGGCCGGCACGCTGACCGCCATGCTCGACCGCTCGCTCGGCGATGCGCGCACCTGGCTGGCCGACCTGCTGGGCACCACCGGCTCGCGCGTGGCCGAAACGCCCGAGCGGCGCCGCGCGCTCACCGTGGACCGCCGGCGCCTGGCGCTGGACATCACCCAGCTGCGCCTGCTCTCCACCCACCTGCCCTTCGACACCAGCCATGTGCGCTGGACCGCCGGCGCCATCGGCGAGATGCAGGACCGCGTGGCGGCGCTCACGCCGACGCTCTCGGCACTGGAAGACCGGCTGGTCGCCATGGAGCAATGCGAGGGCGCGCTGCCCGACGACGTACTGGCCGTGCTGGCGCGCGCCGGGCGCTGGCTGGAAGACGGCGCCGATGCCACCGACCTGCCCGCGCTGCGCCAGGAGATCCAGGCCTTGGCCGACCGGCGCGTGCCGCCGGTCGAGTTACCGACCGACGACGGCTTCGTCGGCCCGCCCGCTCCCCTGTCGCCCTGGAACCGCGCGCTGCGCATCGACCTCGCCGCGCGCCTGGACCAGTTGCTGTCGGGCTGGCGCACCTGCCTGGCGCTGCGCCAGGACATCACCGACGGCCTGGCCGGAAAACCCGCACCGCTGCGCCGTTCGGCCGCGCTGGGCCGCAAGGTGCTGCATCGCGACGTCGGCATGGCGCTGCTCTCGGCGATTGCGGCGGTGCTCGCGGTCGGCCTGTGCTGCACCTTCTGGATCGCCACCGGCTGGCCGAGCGGATCGGTAGCCGCCATGATGGCCGGCGTCTTCTGCAGCTTCTTCGCCACCATGGACGACCCGGTGCCGGCGATCCACGGCTTCCTGGTCGCCACGCTCTGGTCGCTGCCGATCGCCGCCATCTATGTGCTGGTCGCCCTGCCGCTGATCCACGACTTCGCCATGCTGGTGCTGGTCTGCGCGCCGGTATTCCTGGTGCTGGGCTGCTACGCCGGGCGGCCCGCCACCATGCTCATCGGCCTGGGCATGATCATGGGCATCAGCGGCTCGCTGGCGCTGCACGACACCGCCACGGCCGACGTGGCGACCTTCCTCAACATCAACCTCGGGCAGATCGTCGGCATCGTGGCCGCCGCCCGGGTGACCCGGCTGGTGCGCTCGGTCGGCGCCGACTGGAGCGCCGAGCGCATCCGCCGCGCCACCTGGCGCGACCTCGCCGGCATGGCCTCGGCCCGGCGCTCCGACGTGCAGCGCGAGGCCTACGCCGCCCGCATGCTCGACCGCATCGCTCTGCTCGCGCCGCGCGTGGCAGCCGGCGACAGTCAGCCCGACTCGCCGCGCACCCAGCGGGTGCTGCGCGAGCTGCGCCTGGGCGACGACATCGGCCGGCTGCAGCAGCTGCGCACCCGCCTGCCGCGCACCAGCGTGGCCGGCCTGCTGGCGGGCATCGCCGAGCTCTACCGCGACCGCATCGCCGGCCGGGTCGATCCGGCCGCCAGCGAAACCGCCCGGTCGCCGGCGCTGCTGCGCGAGCTCGACCGCATGCTGGTCGCGGCGCTGCACGACGTGTCGCGCCCCGGCGTCGACACGCAGGGCGCCGTGTCGGCCATGGTCGGCCTGCGCCGCAACCTGTTCTCGGATGCGCCCGCTGCCATCCACTCCCCTGTTCCCGGAGGTTCGATTCCATGATCGGTGAAGCCAGTTTCTACGGGCTCTACCTGCCCTGGCTGATGTTGCTGGCCGGCGGCGCGCTGCTGGCGAGCTGGGTGCTGCGCCGCCTGTTGGCGACAGCCGGCGTCTACCGCTGGGTCTGGCATCCGGCCCTGTTCGACATCGCGCTGTACGTGCTGGTGCTCTACCTGCTGGTCCGCCTGACCGAAGTGCCTTTTCAGTGAATTTCCTGCCTCGCCCAAAATTTCAGAGACCGCGATGACCGCCCCCGCCACCTCCCGTTCCATTCCCGCCCTCTGGCTCGCCCGCATCGCGCGGGTCGTGCTGACCCTGCTCGTGGTGCTCGCCGCCGTCTGGGCCGGCCTGCAGCTCTGGGACCACTACGAACTCGCCCCCTGGACGCGCGACGGCCGGGTGCGCGCCAACGTCGTGCAGATCGCGCCGGATGTCTCCGGCCTGGTCACCGCCGTGCCGATCCAGGACAACCAGCGCGTGGCCGCCGGCACCCTGCTGTTCGAGGTGGACCGCGCCCGCTACACGCTCGCGCAGCGCCAGGCCGAGGTCAACATCGGCATGCTGCGCGCCGCGCTGTCGCAGGCCCAGCGCGAGAACACCCGCAATGCCGACCTGGGCAATCTGGTGTCGCAGGAAGTGCGCGAGCAGACCCGGGTGCGACAGCAGGTGGCGCAGGCCAACCTCGACGCCGCCATGGTCGCGCTCGACAGCGCCAGGCTCAACCTCGACCGCGCCTCAGTGCGCGCGCCCACCGACGGCCTGGTGACCAACCTCGACCTGCGCCAGGGCGCCTACGCCGCAGCGGGCCATCCGGTGCTGGCACTGGTGGACGCCGGCTCGCTCTATGTCGAAGGCTATTTCGAAGAAACCAAGCTGCCGCGCATCCACATCGGCGACCGGGTGAAGGTGTTGCCCATGGGCGGCGGCCGGCTGAGCGGCACGGTCGAGAGCATCGTCGCCGGCATCGCCGACCGCGACCGCAGCACCAGCGGCAACCTGCTGCCGAGCGTCAATCCCACCTTCAACTGGGTGCGGCTGGCACAGCGCATTCCGGTGCGTGTGCGGCTCGATCCATTGCCCGAAGGCACGCGGCTGGTGGCCGGCCAGACGGTGACGGTGGCGGTCGAGGAGGCCGGGCGCAAACCCTGGATGCGGGTCGGCATGCCCATCGCACCGGACACACCGGTCGCACCCACTGCCGCTACACCGGAGCGCAAATCGTGATCCGCCGCGGCACGCTCACCGCGATCGGCCTGGCCGCCTGCCTGGCCGGCTGCGCCACCCACCCGGTCGGCCCCGACTACCAGGCGGCCGACCCGCTGCAGGCGGCGCACCCGGCGTCGGCCGGCGCCTTCCTGTCGGCGGAACCGGCCACCGCCTCGGTCGCGCCGCTGCCGGACCACTGGTGGCGGCTCTACCAGGATCCTCGGCTCGACGCGCTGGTGCAGCAGGCCTTCGCCCACAACACCGACCTGCGCCAGGCGGTCGCCAATCTCGAACGCGAGCAGGCGGTCGACCAGGAAATTCGCGGCGCACAGCGGCCTTCCATCGCGGTGGGCGGCGGGCCTTCCTACGGCCACAAGTCGGGCATCGACCTGGTCAAGCCCGGCTTCACGCCGCCGAGCACCTTCAATTACAGCTCGCAGGCCAGCCTGTCGTACCAGCTCGACCTGTTCGGCCAGATCCGGCGCGCCATCGAGGCGGCCGAAGCCGGTACCGGATCGGCCGAAGCCGCGGTCGATCTGGTGCGGGTGAACGTGGCGGCCGGCACCGCGCGGGCCTATGCCGAGGTCTGCTCGACCGGCCTGCGACTGCGCAGCGCCCGCACCTCGGTCGACCTGCAGCAGCAGGCGGTCACGCTGTCGGACCGTCTGCAGCAGGCCGGCAAAGTGGGCGTGATCGATGCCGCCCGCGCCCGTGGACAGCTCGAGCAATTGCGCGCCGCGCTGCCGCCGCTGCAGGCCCGGCGGCAAACCGCGCTGTACCGGCTGGCCACGCTCACCGGATCGCCGCCGCGCGAGTTTCCGAGCGAGGTGACCGACTGCGTGCAACCGCCGCAACTGGCCGGCGCGATTCCGGTGGGCGACGGCGCCGCACTGCTGCGCCGGCGGCCCGACATCCGCCAGGCCGAGCGCGGCATCGCCGCGGCCACTGCGCGCATCGGCGTGGCGACGGCCGATCTCTATCCCAAGGTGTCGCTGGGCATCGCAGCGGCCAGCACCGGCCGCATGAACGACTTCGGCGGCTCCGACACCTTCGGCTACAGCCTCGGGCCGCTGATCTCCTGGACGATTCCCAACACCGGCGCGGCGCAGGCCCGCATAGCGCAGGCCGAAGCCTCCACCCGGGCCGCCGTGGCCCGGTTCGACGGCACGGTGCTCAACGCCCTGCGCGAAACCGAGACGGCCCTGAGCGCCTACGCCCGCGAGCTCGATCGGCGCGCCGCACTGCAGGCGGCGCGCGACCAGGGCGCCGTGGTGGCCGACCAGGCCCGCCAGCTCTATCGCAACGGCAAGACCGGCTCGCTGGACGCGCTGGACGCCGAACGCGCACTCGCCGCCAACGAAGCGGCGCTGGCCGCCTCCGACGCGCAGCTGGCCGACGACCAGGTCAGCCTGTTCCTGGCCCTGGGCGGCGGCTGGGAAAACCCCTGACGGCGCGCCGGGCCACCGGACTCAGCCAGCGCTCAGCCGCTTGACGTTGGCAACGGCTCGGCGGCTGATCGGCTCCATGCCCTTGCCCAGGATGGACCACGAGGCGCGTTGCCATTGGCGCTCGAAGGAGCGCATGGTCGGCGCGCGGTGGGTCAGCGGAAACCAGAAGGCCATGGCCATCTGCCAGGCCATGCGCTGCTGGGTCTGCACGACCTGGCCGAACATGGCGATCCACGACTCCTGGAAGGCCGCGACCTTCTCGTCGCTCATCAGTTTGAATTCGTCGCGGTCGCGTTGCGACGGCGACGCGCCCGCCAGGGCCATGCGGCCCAGCCGATGGGCCACGACCTGCGGTACGGCGAAGGCCAGTTCGGTGGTCTGGGCAGCAAGGGATCGTGCCCCGCGCATGTGGTGAACGGTCATGGCTATCTCTCCCGGTTGAAACGACCGGCCCATGATGCGCCCCGCTTCCCCGGCCGGCGTGGGAGGAATACCACGTCCACGATAGGTAGATGCGCCCAGTCGGCCCTCACTCGGGCCGCAGGCAGCGTCAATCGGCGCCTTCGAGCAGATGGCGTTTATCTCGCACGTCGCGCCAGTCGGCATGGTCGGCCGGGGGCGCCTGGGTGCGGCGGATGGGTTTCCAGCGCGGGTCCTGCGCCAGCCGGGCATTGAGCGCGATATAGGGCTGCTGCTCCGGCGTAGCCTCGGCCGCATTCACGATGGCGCCGACCGGGCACTCGGCCACGCAGACCGAGCAGTCGATGCAGCCGACCGGATCGATCGCCAGGAAGTTGGGTCCCTCGACGAAGCAGTCCATCGGACAGACCTCGACGCAGTCGGTGTATTTGCAGCGGATGCAGGGCTCGGTGACGATGAAAGGCACGCCGTCTCCGCTCAACCGCCGCGCGGCGCCTCGAAGCCGGCCTCGCCATCTTTCCAATAGGCGGCGGCGCTGATCGCGTAACGGTCATGGCCTTTTTCCTCGACCAGAAACCGGCGCAATTCGGCGCTGGTGCGGCCTTCGCCGGCGCACCAGGCGTAGCCCTCGCCCGGCGGCAGCGCCAGCGCGCGCACCGCATCGACCAGGCCCTGGTTGCCGTCGACCCACTGCACCGACAGCGCGGCGCGGCTCGCCAGCGCCCGGCGGTCGCCCGGCTCCGGCACGGTGGCGACGACGATGGCGCGGGTGGTGGCGGGCAGCTCTTCGAGCCGGCGGGCGATGGCCGGCAGCGCGGTCGCGTCGCCGACCAGCAAGTGCCAGTCGAAATCGGTCGGCACCACCGAGGAGCCGCGCGGCCCGGCGATGAAGGCGGCCTGACCGGGCGCGGCCTGCGCGGCCCAGGTGGAGGCCGGGCCGTCGCCGTGCAGCACGAATTCGAGCGTGAGTTCGTTGCGCACCGGGTCGTAGTGGCGCGGGGTGTAGTCGCGCATGGCCTGGGCGTCGGTACCGGGGTTCACGATGAATTTCAGGTGATCGTCGAAGGAGGCGCTGATGAAGCCGGCAAGCTCGGCGCCGCCGAGCACGACACGGCGGAAGCTCGGCCCCGGCGCATCGACGCGCAGCACCTGCAGCTGACGCCGCACGATGTCGTGCCGCACGCGCTGCGCCCGGCGGGGCGAGACGATGTCGGAATCGATGGAGTTGGACATGTGGATGATTCCTGGCGGCTTTCCGCCAAGTGGTTGACAATATCATCCATCATGCGACCTACGATTGATAAAGTCAACCATTCCGGTGACGACGTGCTGGACATCGTCCACACCGTCATGCACCAGGTGCGTTCGCTGCAATACCGCGTGCTGCGCGACGGACCACACGACATCACCCACATGGACAGCCGGGTGCTCGGCTATTTCGGCCGGCATCCGGGCGCCACGCAAAGCGAGCTGGCGGCCTTCAGCGGGCGCGACAAGGCGCAGCTCGCCCGGCTGGTGAAAGGCCTGCGCGACCGCGGCCTGCTGCAGGCCACGGCCGACCAAGCCGACCGGCGCAACGTGCATCTGCATCTCACCGCCGAGGGCGAAGCCGTGCAGGCCGCGCTGCGGCAGCAGGCGCAGCGCCTGGGCGAGAAGGCGGTGGCCGGCTTCAGCGACGAAGACCGCGCCCGCCTGGCCGGCCTGTTGCGCCGGGTGCAGGCCAACCTGGACGCCGCGGACCCAGCGCCCTGAGTCACGACGCGGTCATTCATCTGCGCGAACATGCCGGGCCAACCGAGGAAAGCTCCCCATGTCGCCAAGCCAGATCCCCGACAACGACCACCTGCTGCAGCGCATCTCGCGCGACCTGGTCGACAGCTACGACGAAGAGCTGGAGCTCGAACTCGAGGACCGCGCTTTCGACGCCGAGGGCAACATCACCCAGGACGACAAGGTCGCGCGGCAAGCGTATTTCCGCGAGCTGTTCCGGCTGCAGGGCGAGCTGGTCAAGCTGCAGGACTGGGTGCAGCACAGCGGGCAGAAAGTGGTGATCTTGTTCGAGGGCCGCGACGCCGCGGGCAAGGGCGGGGTCATCAAGCGCATCACCCAGCGGCTCAATCCGCGCGTGGTGCGCGTGGCCGCGCTGCCGGCGCCCAACGACCGCGAACGCACCCAGTGGTATTTCCAGCGCTACGTGGCCCATCTGCCGGCCGCCGGCGAGATGGTGCTGTTCGACCGCAGCTGGTACAACCGCGCCGGCGTCGAGCGGGTCATGGGCTTTTGCGACGACGCCGAATACGAGGAGTTCTTCCGCTCGGTGCCCGATTTCGAACGCATGCTGGTGCGCTCGGGCATCAAGGTGATCAAGTACTGGTTCTCCATCACCGACGAAGAACAGCACCTGCGCTTCCTGGGCCGCATCCACGACCCGCTCAAGCAGTGGAAGCTGAGCCCGATGGACCTGGAAAGCCGCCGCCGCTGGGAGGCCTACACCAAGGCCAAGGAAACCATGCTGGAACGCACCCACATCGCCGAGGCGCCGTGGTGGCTGGTGCCGGCCGACGACAAGAAAAAGGCGCGGCTGAACTGCATCTCGCACCTGCTCGGCCAGCTGCCCTACCAGGCGGTGCAGCATCCGCCGGTGGAACTGCCGGCGCGGGTGCGCAACCCCGACTACCTGCGCAACCCGCCGCCGCCGGAGATGACGGTTCCGCAGCTCTACTGAGCTTCCCTGATTTCAGGCGTATCCCTGAACGGTATAAACTGTTTATACCGTTTAAGGAGATTCGCGCATGGAAAACACTGCATCCGAGACCAAGTCCGCGACCGCCACCGCGCCGGTAAAGGCCAAGGCGCCCAAGGCTGCCCAGGTCGCCGTGAAGAAGACCACCGCCAAGTCGGCCACCGCGCCCCGGACGGCAGTCGCCAAGACGCCGAAGCTCGCCAAGCCGGTCAAGCCGCCGGTCGCCGCCCAGCCGAAGCCGGCCGCCACGAAGCGCGCCGTCGCTGCCAAGCCGCCCAAGGTCGAGAAGGTGGCCAAGGTCGAGAAGGTCGAAAAAGCCGAGAAGCCCGTCAAGCCGGCCAAGGCCGAGAAGCTGGTGCGCGACAGCTTCACCATCCCGCGCGGCGAATACGCCCTGCTCCAGGAACTCAAGCTGCGTTGCGCCCAACTCGGCCGCGAAACCCGCAAGAGCGAAGTCCTGCGCGCCGGTCTCCAGGCGCTTAAGGCCCTGGACGACGCTGCCCTGCTGGCCATCTTCGGCCAGGTGCCGGTCATCAAGACCGGCCGCCCTTCGCGCGACTGACCGCTCGCGGCGCGCACCCCACGAAAAAGCCGCCGGGCCGTGAGGCCGGGCGGCTTTTTTTACCGACAGGGATCGTGCGACGCCATCAGTCGGCGTACACGCCGGCGGCCTTGATGATCGGCGTCCACTTGGCGATCTCGGCGGCCACGAACTTCTTGTGCTCGGCCGGCTCCACGCGCTTGTCGCTGGCGACCACGGCGCCCAGGCCTTCCTCGTTCTTCACGAAGGTCGGATCCTTCAGCGCCACCTTCAGCGCGTCGTTGATCTTCTTGACCACCGCCGGCGGCGTGCCCTTGGGCGCGTACAGGCCGTGCCAGATGGTCACTTCGAAGTTGGGCACGCCCACTTCCTGCATCGTCGGCAGGTCCTTCAGGCCGGGCGTGGTCAGGCGCTTGGCGGTGGTCACCGCGTAGGCCTTGACTTTCTTGCCCTCGATCTGCTGGCTGGTGTTGGTGGTCTGGTCGCACAGCAGGTCGACCTGGTTGCCCATCAGGTCGGCGATGGCCGGGGCCGCGCCCTTGTACGGCACGCCGGTCAGTTCGGTCTTGATGGCGCTCTGGAACAGCAGGCCGCACAGGTGCGAGGCCGAGCCGATGCCGGCGTTGGCCAGGTTGATCGTGCTCTTGTTGGCCGCGATGTAGCTGGTCAGTTCCTTGTAGTTGCTGGCTGGCAGGTTGGGCTTGCCGATCAGCGTCATCGGCACGTCGTTGATGACGCCGAGGTAAGCAAAGTCGTTCTCGACGTCGAAGGGCAGCTTGCGGTAGAGGCCCGGCATCGTCGCCATGCCGATGTGGTTGAGCAGCAGGGTGTAGCCGTCCGGTGCCGCGCGGGCGACCTTGGCGGTGCCGATGGAGCTGCCGGCGCCGGCCGTGTTGTCGACGACGATGGTGGCGCCGCCCAGGGGCTTGATGAGGGCCTGGGCTAGGTCACGGGCCACGCGGTCGGTGGGGCCGCCGGCGGTGAAGGGAACCACGATGGTGATGGTGCGGCCGGCGGCCGGGAACTCCTGGGCCTGGGCACCGAAGGCCACCAGGGCGGTCACCGCTGCAAGGACGGAATAGGAGAAAAGCTTTGGCATGGAAAGGGTTCCTCGGAGCTCGGCAAGAGAGGTGAAAAGGGCGCCGATCTTATGCAGCCTCCCCCCACCCGCTGGAGGGTGGAAACACCTAATGAAAGGTCTCTTGCGGCCCCCGTCGCCATCGGCTAGAGGAAGCGCGGCGATCGCCCCGCGCGAGTCGTCAGCTTTCTGAAAGCTTCGAACCCCCGAACCCGGTGCCGGTCAGGCGCTGGCGACCGGCCAGTCGGCCATCGGCTCGCCCAGCCGCACGGCGCCGCCCGGCGCCCAGCCGGACTCGAACCGCAGCGGTGCGTTCGGGAACAGCAGCACCACGGTGGAGCCCAGCATGAAGCGCCCCATCTCCTCGCCCTTTTTCAGGCGGATCTGCTCGTCGGAATAGTCCCAGTGCCGGATCTCGCCGTCGCGTCGGGGGTTGACCGTGCCGTGCCAGACGGTCGCCATGCTGCCGACGATGGTGGCGCCCACCAGCGCCAGCACGAAGGGGCCGGCCTCGCCGTCGAACACGCACACCACCCGCTCGTTGCGGGCGAACAGGCCCGGCACGCCGCGCGCGGTGACCGGGTTCACCGAGAACAGGTCGCCCGGCACGTAGACCATGCGGCGCAGCACGCCGTCGCAGGGCATGTGGATGCGGTGGTAGTCGCGCGGGCTCAGGTAGATGGTGGCGAAGTGGCCGTCGTCGAAGCGGCGCGCCAGGGTCTCGTCGCCGCCGACCAGCGCGCAGGTCGAATAGCGGTGGCCCTTGGCCTGCACGATCTGGTCGTGGGCGATGGGGCCGAACTGGCTGATGGCGCCGTCGACCGGGCTGACCAGCGCGGTGTCGGCGATCGGCCGGGCGCCCTCGCGCAGCGCGCGGGTGAAGAAGTCGTTGAAGGTGGCGTAGTGCGCCGGATTGGGGTCAGCCGCCTCGGACATGTCCACGC
The nucleotide sequence above comes from Xylophilus sp. GOD-11R. Encoded proteins:
- a CDS encoding tripartite tricarboxylate transporter substrate-binding protein yields the protein MPKLFSYSVLAAVTALVAFGAQAQEFPAAGRTITIVVPFTAGGPTDRVARDLAQALIKPLGGATIVVDNTAGAGSSIGTAKVARAAPDGYTLLLNHIGMATMPGLYRKLPFDVENDFAYLGVINDVPMTLIGKPNLPASNYKELTSYIAANKSTINLANAGIGSASHLCGLLFQSAIKTELTGVPYKGAAPAIADLMGNQVDLLCDQTTNTSQQIEGKKVKAYAVTTAKRLTTPGLKDLPTMQEVGVPNFEVTIWHGLYAPKGTPPAVVKKINDALKVALKDPTFVKNEEGLGAVVASDKRVEPAEHKKFVAAEIAKWTPIIKAAGVYAD
- the ppk2 gene encoding polyphosphate kinase 2, translating into MSPSQIPDNDHLLQRISRDLVDSYDEELELELEDRAFDAEGNITQDDKVARQAYFRELFRLQGELVKLQDWVQHSGQKVVILFEGRDAAGKGGVIKRITQRLNPRVVRVAALPAPNDRERTQWYFQRYVAHLPAAGEMVLFDRSWYNRAGVERVMGFCDDAEYEEFFRSVPDFERMLVRSGIKVIKYWFSITDEEQHLRFLGRIHDPLKQWKLSPMDLESRRRWEAYTKAKETMLERTHIAEAPWWLVPADDKKKARLNCISHLLGQLPYQAVQHPPVELPARVRNPDYLRNPPPPEMTVPQLY
- a CDS encoding MarR family winged helix-turn-helix transcriptional regulator; this translates as MSKTSAAKSRAAALMTVTSSLATLQRGYRSAADRAVAHVGMSQAMAWPLVMIGRLGDGIRAGTLAEMLAIEGASLVRPLDQLADAGLIERREDATDRRAKGLYITEAGQAARDQIERALEELRADIFGGVSDDDLAACLRVFASLEARVGKGGAGAAAQASAQEPAT
- a CDS encoding TolC family protein, which codes for MRRGTLTAIGLAACLAGCATHPVGPDYQAADPLQAAHPASAGAFLSAEPATASVAPLPDHWWRLYQDPRLDALVQQAFAHNTDLRQAVANLEREQAVDQEIRGAQRPSIAVGGGPSYGHKSGIDLVKPGFTPPSTFNYSSQASLSYQLDLFGQIRRAIEAAEAGTGSAEAAVDLVRVNVAAGTARAYAEVCSTGLRLRSARTSVDLQQQAVTLSDRLQQAGKVGVIDAARARGQLEQLRAALPPLQARRQTALYRLATLTGSPPREFPSEVTDCVQPPQLAGAIPVGDGAALLRRRPDIRQAERGIAAATARIGVATADLYPKVSLGIAAASTGRMNDFGGSDTFGYSLGPLISWTIPNTGAAQARIAQAEASTRAAVARFDGTVLNALRETETALSAYARELDRRAALQAARDQGAVVADQARQLYRNGKTGSLDALDAERALAANEAALAASDAQLADDQVSLFLALGGGWENP
- a CDS encoding HlyD family secretion protein — protein: MTAPATSRSIPALWLARIARVVLTLLVVLAAVWAGLQLWDHYELAPWTRDGRVRANVVQIAPDVSGLVTAVPIQDNQRVAAGTLLFEVDRARYTLAQRQAEVNIGMLRAALSQAQRENTRNADLGNLVSQEVREQTRVRQQVAQANLDAAMVALDSARLNLDRASVRAPTDGLVTNLDLRQGAYAAAGHPVLALVDAGSLYVEGYFEETKLPRIHIGDRVKVLPMGGGRLSGTVESIVAGIADRDRSTSGNLLPSVNPTFNWVRLAQRIPVRVRLDPLPEGTRLVAGQTVTVAVEEAGRKPWMRVGMPIAPDTPVAPTAATPERKS
- a CDS encoding siderophore-interacting protein, which translates into the protein MSNSIDSDIVSPRRAQRVRHDIVRRQLQVLRVDAPGPSFRRVVLGGAELAGFISASFDDHLKFIVNPGTDAQAMRDYTPRHYDPVRNELTLEFVLHGDGPASTWAAQAAPGQAAFIAGPRGSSVVPTDFDWHLLVGDATALPAIARRLEELPATTRAIVVATVPEPGDRRALASRAALSVQWVDGNQGLVDAVRALALPPGEGYAWCAGEGRTSAELRRFLVEEKGHDRYAISAAAYWKDGEAGFEAPRGG
- a CDS encoding MarR family winged helix-turn-helix transcriptional regulator, encoding MLDIVHTVMHQVRSLQYRVLRDGPHDITHMDSRVLGYFGRHPGATQSELAAFSGRDKAQLARLVKGLRDRGLLQATADQADRRNVHLHLTAEGEAVQAALRQQAQRLGEKAVAGFSDEDRARLAGLLRRVQANLDAADPAP
- a CDS encoding FUSC family protein; this encodes MLAMYLANRVGLPRPFWAMTAAYIVSNPLAGATRSKALYRFLGTLLGCTATVLLVPAFSNAPELLSLVLALWLGLCLFLSLLDRTPRSYVFMLAGYTAALIGFPSVEAPAALFDTAIARVEEIGLGILCASVIHAIVLPQGMAGTLTAMLDRSLGDARTWLADLLGTTGSRVAETPERRRALTVDRRRLALDITQLRLLSTHLPFDTSHVRWTAGAIGEMQDRVAALTPTLSALEDRLVAMEQCEGALPDDVLAVLARAGRWLEDGADATDLPALRQEIQALADRRVPPVELPTDDGFVGPPAPLSPWNRALRIDLAARLDQLLSGWRTCLALRQDITDGLAGKPAPLRRSAALGRKVLHRDVGMALLSAIAAVLAVGLCCTFWIATGWPSGSVAAMMAGVFCSFFATMDDPVPAIHGFLVATLWSLPIAAIYVLVALPLIHDFAMLVLVCAPVFLVLGCYAGRPATMLIGLGMIMGISGSLALHDTATADVATFLNINLGQIVGIVAAARVTRLVRSVGADWSAERIRRATWRDLAGMASARRSDVQREAYAARMLDRIALLAPRVAAGDSQPDSPRTQRVLRELRLGDDIGRLQQLRTRLPRTSVAGLLAGIAELYRDRIAGRVDPAASETARSPALLRELDRMLVAALHDVSRPGVDTQGAVSAMVGLRRNLFSDAPAAIHSPVPGGSIP
- a CDS encoding polyhydroxyalkanoate granule-associated phasin codes for the protein MTVHHMRGARSLAAQTTELAFAVPQVVAHRLGRMALAGASPSQRDRDEFKLMSDEKVAAFQESWIAMFGQVVQTQQRMAWQMAMAFWFPLTHRAPTMRSFERQWQRASWSILGKGMEPISRRAVANVKRLSAG
- the asd gene encoding archaetidylserine decarboxylase (Phosphatidylserine decarboxylase is synthesized as a single chain precursor. Generation of the pyruvoyl active site from a Ser is coupled to cleavage of a Gly-Ser bond between the larger (beta) and smaller (alpha chains). It is an integral membrane protein.) — encoded protein: MHPRLPVLPQYALPKKALTRFAGRVAGHEGGARTVGLIRWFIRKYGVDMSEAADPNPAHYATFNDFFTRALREGARPIADTALVSPVDGAISQFGPIAHDQIVQAKGHRYSTCALVGGDETLARRFDDGHFATIYLSPRDYHRIHMPCDGVLRRMVYVPGDLFSVNPVTARGVPGLFARNERVVCVFDGEAGPFVLALVGATIVGSMATVWHGTVNPRRDGEIRHWDYSDEQIRLKKGEEMGRFMLGSTVVLLFPNAPLRFESGWAPGGAVRLGEPMADWPVASA
- a CDS encoding DUF1656 domain-containing protein — its product is MIGEASFYGLYLPWLMLLAGGALLASWVLRRLLATAGVYRWVWHPALFDIALYVLVLYLLVRLTEVPFQ
- the fdxA gene encoding ferredoxin FdxA, producing the protein MPFIVTEPCIRCKYTDCVEVCPMDCFVEGPNFLAIDPVGCIDCSVCVAECPVGAIVNAAEATPEQQPYIALNARLAQDPRWKPIRRTQAPPADHADWRDVRDKRHLLEGAD